One genomic segment of Kordiimonas sp. SCSIO 12603 includes these proteins:
- a CDS encoding DUF2306 domain-containing protein yields MTDMTAPGLAPGSKNTRKRAAKRSLDMAAKYWWLVTVVGQWFFTAYIAVFFGSRFFAGGVAAFENTHLPSGYVEGDTVGNLAVATHVLLAAIIIGGGPLQLWPKVRAKFPTFHRWNGRFYMLASMLVSAAGLYMTWFREGGIGDTIQHIGTSSAGVLIFVFAWKAYFTARNRDFKAHRKWALRLFMMVSAVWFVRLMLFGWIFATGGIGIDFKTFSGPFLYFTSYGQWLLPLLLLEAYFWAQERAQETGKFVVSGTLFLATSAMAFGVFAVTAANWIPKIMQ; encoded by the coding sequence ATGACAGATATGACGGCACCCGGTTTGGCGCCGGGCAGCAAGAACACGCGCAAGCGAGCGGCGAAACGTTCCCTCGATATGGCAGCAAAATACTGGTGGCTCGTGACGGTAGTTGGCCAGTGGTTTTTTACGGCGTATATCGCGGTATTTTTTGGTAGCCGCTTTTTCGCGGGCGGTGTAGCTGCGTTTGAAAATACGCATCTTCCTTCAGGCTATGTGGAAGGTGATACCGTTGGTAATTTAGCGGTGGCAACCCATGTGCTCTTGGCGGCGATTATTATTGGCGGTGGGCCACTTCAGCTATGGCCGAAAGTCCGAGCCAAATTCCCAACCTTTCACCGGTGGAATGGTCGGTTTTATATGCTGGCTTCTATGCTCGTGAGCGCAGCAGGGCTTTATATGACCTGGTTTCGGGAAGGTGGTATTGGGGATACCATCCAGCATATTGGTACCAGTAGTGCAGGTGTGTTGATTTTCGTCTTTGCGTGGAAAGCATATTTTACGGCCCGTAATCGGGATTTTAAAGCGCACCGAAAGTGGGCCTTAAGGCTCTTCATGATGGTAAGTGCCGTATGGTTTGTGCGGCTTATGCTCTTTGGCTGGATATTCGCTACTGGTGGTATCGGGATTGATTTTAAAACCTTCTCCGGCCCGTTCCTGTATTTCACCTCATACGGTCAGTGGTTGTTGCCTCTACTACTGCTTGAGGCCTATTTTTGGGCACAGGAACGGGCGCAGGAAACAGGAAAGTTCGTAGTTTCGGGCACACTGTTTCTTGCAACAAGTGCTATGGCATTCGGTGTGTTCGCAGTAACTGCCGCGAACTGGATTCCGAAAATAATGCAATAG
- a CDS encoding SRPBCC family protein, translating to MATVTVTKTVNAPIASVWNSWDDYANIHKFHPGVQHSYLLENKQETGMGALRQCDFTDGKTFLKERITTYKKHQTMTVEIYDTNAPIKDAHANFEFRSLGANQTQVTMTMIFTPKMGLLGKLILPLMKMQFSKGLMGLLEGNANYVEKQLAPAAA from the coding sequence ATGGCTACAGTTACCGTTACAAAAACCGTGAATGCCCCGATTGCGAGCGTGTGGAACAGCTGGGATGATTATGCAAACATCCATAAATTCCATCCGGGTGTACAGCACTCATACCTTCTGGAAAACAAGCAGGAAACCGGTATGGGTGCCCTCCGCCAGTGTGATTTCACAGATGGTAAAACCTTCCTGAAGGAACGCATCACCACCTATAAAAAGCACCAAACCATGACTGTGGAAATTTATGATACCAACGCCCCCATCAAAGATGCGCACGCGAACTTTGAATTCCGGAGCCTTGGCGCAAACCAAACACAGGTCACCATGACCATGATTTTCACGCCGAAGATGGGCCTTCTTGGCAAGCTTATTCTGCCGCTTATGAAAATGCAGTTCAGCAAAGGCTTGATGGGGCTGCTTGAAGGCAATGCAAACTATGTAGAGAAACAGCTGGCCCCTGCAGCTGCCTGA
- a CDS encoding cupin domain-containing protein — MSDTPVKSAFDAANAEPRKVKSVYPQQFAARMEGRTKRVLGDVFDLKNFGVNHTTLAPDGESALLHKHSSQDEFIYILAGEVVLVTESGEQVMKTGMCAGFPAGGEAHQLVNRSNVDAVILEVGDRSADDTVDYPQDDMKATFTPDGWVFTKKDGSGY, encoded by the coding sequence ATGTCAGATACGCCCGTAAAATCCGCTTTTGATGCCGCAAATGCCGAGCCGCGCAAAGTGAAATCTGTGTACCCACAGCAGTTCGCCGCGCGTATGGAAGGTCGCACCAAACGGGTGCTGGGGGATGTGTTTGATCTGAAGAATTTCGGTGTGAACCACACTACGCTCGCGCCGGACGGGGAAAGCGCCCTCCTTCACAAACATTCAAGCCAGGATGAATTTATCTATATCCTCGCGGGCGAAGTGGTGTTGGTAACTGAAAGCGGTGAGCAAGTGATGAAAACGGGCATGTGCGCGGGCTTCCCTGCGGGCGGTGAGGCCCACCAATTGGTGAACCGATCAAACGTTGACGCTGTGATCCTAGAGGTTGGTGACCGCAGCGCCGACGATACCGTCGACTACCCCCAAGATGATATGAAAGCCACCTTCACCCCAGACGGCTGGGTGTTTACAAAGAAGGATGGGAGTGGGTATTAG
- a CDS encoding CaiB/BaiF CoA-transferase family protein has product MAGPLEGIKVLDLSRVLAGPWAAQTLADLGADVVKVERPGAGDDTRQWGPPYFKDGNREISAYFMTANRGKRSVTADMRTPEGQEFIKKLAARADIVVENFKVGGLEKYGLDYTSLKAINPGLIYCSITGFGQTGPYAKRAGYDLIIQAMGGLMSITGEPDDVPGGGPQRAGVAVSDLFTGLYSTIGILGALHHRNVSGEGQHIDVALLDTQVAMLANQASSYLVSGTPPERQGNSHPSIVPYQSFATKDGHMILAAGNDSQFKHFCEAAGMPDLASDERYSTNPNRVAHRAELVPIVASIMKGKTTEEWITVLEGVGVPCGAINKLDAVFANEQVKARGVELLLEDKMPSVANPIKMSGTPLEFTKAPPHLGADTEDVMKELG; this is encoded by the coding sequence ATGGCAGGACCGCTTGAAGGGATTAAGGTTCTTGATCTGAGCCGGGTGCTTGCGGGGCCTTGGGCCGCGCAAACGCTGGCTGATTTAGGCGCAGATGTGGTGAAGGTGGAACGCCCCGGCGCGGGAGATGATACCCGCCAATGGGGCCCGCCATATTTCAAAGACGGTAACCGCGAAATCTCTGCCTATTTCATGACAGCGAACCGGGGCAAGCGCTCAGTCACCGCTGATATGCGCACGCCAGAAGGGCAGGAGTTTATCAAAAAGCTCGCAGCCCGCGCGGATATCGTTGTGGAAAATTTCAAGGTTGGTGGGCTTGAAAAATACGGGCTGGATTACACGAGCCTGAAGGCTATTAATCCGGGCCTTATTTACTGCTCTATCACCGGCTTTGGGCAAACCGGGCCTTATGCCAAACGTGCGGGGTATGATCTTATCATTCAAGCCATGGGCGGGTTGATGAGCATTACGGGTGAACCTGATGATGTGCCGGGCGGCGGGCCACAGCGCGCGGGCGTTGCGGTGTCTGATCTGTTCACGGGGCTTTATAGCACCATCGGTATTCTCGGCGCACTTCATCACCGTAACGTATCGGGCGAAGGCCAGCATATTGATGTTGCACTCTTGGATACACAGGTTGCGATGCTGGCGAACCAAGCTTCAAGCTATCTGGTTTCAGGCACCCCGCCAGAACGCCAAGGCAACAGCCATCCTTCTATTGTGCCGTACCAGTCGTTCGCAACGAAAGATGGCCATATGATTTTGGCAGCCGGGAACGATAGCCAGTTTAAGCATTTCTGCGAAGCTGCTGGTATGCCGGACTTAGCGAGTGATGAACGCTACAGCACGAACCCAAACCGTGTGGCACACCGGGCGGAACTGGTGCCGATTGTTGCCAGCATTATGAAAGGTAAAACCACTGAGGAATGGATCACCGTTCTTGAAGGTGTGGGCGTGCCGTGCGGTGCTATTAATAAACTGGATGCGGTGTTTGCAAACGAGCAGGTGAAAGCCCGAGGTGTGGAACTGCTGCTTGAAGATAAAATGCCTTCTGTGGCGAACCCCATTAAAATGTCTGGAACACCGCTCGAATTCACCAAAGCCCCACCCCATCTGGGCGCTGATACAGAAGATGTGATGAAAGAATTGGGCTAA
- a CDS encoding DUF6680 family protein, whose translation MGINDYLMILAVLLAPVVAVQVDKFLERRRREKARKLDVFKTLMATRGKGLDPRHVEALNMIDMEFHAENKVLEAWKAYFDILHQAPEVPKANGGDEKELAQQQSLYDSRMLVWTNDRERLLAELLFEMSSTLGYKFDKTYIKRSIYSPQGHIDAEQEQQLLRRTLTDLILGKRHLPVLSISLPATAEEQKRSNEEATEQKLIRQLLIQHYNGELSIPVKIVGDDVPQPEPVQSTVSDQSVNSEESEN comes from the coding sequence ATGGGTATCAACGATTATTTGATGATTTTAGCCGTTCTTTTAGCACCGGTGGTAGCTGTTCAAGTTGATAAGTTTCTTGAGAGAAGACGTAGGGAAAAAGCGCGTAAATTGGATGTATTCAAGACGTTGATGGCCACTCGTGGCAAAGGCCTCGACCCTCGTCATGTTGAAGCTTTGAACATGATTGATATGGAGTTTCACGCTGAAAATAAAGTTTTGGAGGCTTGGAAAGCTTATTTTGATATCTTGCATCAGGCACCTGAAGTTCCTAAAGCTAACGGTGGTGATGAAAAAGAGTTGGCACAACAGCAATCTCTGTACGATTCAAGAATGTTGGTTTGGACCAATGATCGGGAGAGGCTCTTAGCAGAACTGCTATTTGAAATGAGTTCTACTCTTGGATACAAGTTTGATAAAACTTATATCAAGCGATCAATATATTCTCCTCAAGGGCACATTGATGCGGAGCAAGAGCAGCAGTTGTTGAGGAGGACGCTTACTGACCTAATACTCGGGAAACGTCATTTACCTGTTTTAAGTATCTCTTTGCCAGCGACTGCGGAGGAACAAAAGCGCTCCAACGAAGAGGCTACGGAGCAAAAGTTGATCCGGCAATTGCTGATACAGCATTATAATGGTGAGCTTTCTATTCCGGTAAAAATTGTAGGCGACGATGTTCCTCAACCAGAGCCAGTCCAGTCGACCGTATCTGATCAGTCAGTTAACTCTGAGGAAAGCGAAAACTAA
- a CDS encoding acyl-CoA dehydrogenase — MSSKPQFNWEDPFLLEEQLTEEERLIRDSARDYCQDKLQTRILEANRHEVFDRDIMTELGEMGLLGATIPEEYGGAGVNHVAYGLIAREVERVDSGYRSAMSVQSSLVMYPIYSYGTEEQRKKYLPKLASGEFVGCFGLTEPDHGSDPGGMKTRAEKVDGGYRLTGAKMWITNSPIADVAVVWGKLDGKIRGFILERGMEGFSTPKIEGKMSLRASITGEIVMDNVFVPEENLLPNASGLSGPFGCLNKARYGIAWGALGAAEYCWHAGRQYTLDRSQFGRPLAQTQLVQRKLADMMTEITLGLQACHRVGRLLDEGKTAPENISLIKRNSCGKALDIARMARDMHGGNGISDEFHVIRHMVNLETVNTYEGTYDIHTLILGRAQTGLQAFM, encoded by the coding sequence ATGTCATCGAAGCCGCAGTTTAACTGGGAAGATCCATTCCTGCTTGAGGAACAGCTTACAGAAGAAGAGCGGCTGATCCGCGATAGCGCGCGGGATTATTGCCAAGATAAGCTGCAAACCCGCATTCTTGAAGCCAATCGCCATGAAGTGTTTGACCGCGATATCATGACAGAGCTTGGTGAAATGGGCCTGCTTGGTGCAACCATTCCTGAAGAATATGGCGGGGCAGGTGTGAACCATGTGGCTTACGGCCTGATCGCGCGTGAGGTTGAGCGTGTGGACAGTGGTTACCGCTCCGCGATGAGTGTGCAGTCGTCCCTTGTGATGTACCCAATTTATTCATACGGCACTGAAGAGCAGCGCAAGAAATATCTGCCAAAGCTGGCGTCTGGTGAATTCGTGGGTTGTTTTGGTCTTACTGAGCCTGATCACGGTTCTGATCCGGGGGGCATGAAAACGCGCGCGGAAAAAGTGGATGGCGGGTACCGCCTGACGGGCGCAAAGATGTGGATCACCAACAGCCCAATCGCTGATGTAGCAGTGGTGTGGGGCAAGCTTGACGGTAAAATCCGCGGTTTCATTCTTGAGCGTGGTATGGAAGGTTTCTCAACCCCGAAAATCGAAGGCAAAATGAGCCTCCGCGCTTCTATCACGGGTGAGATTGTGATGGATAATGTGTTTGTGCCGGAAGAAAACCTTCTGCCGAATGCGTCTGGCCTCTCTGGTCCGTTTGGTTGCTTGAACAAAGCACGCTACGGCATTGCGTGGGGTGCGCTTGGCGCGGCGGAATACTGCTGGCATGCTGGTCGCCAGTATACGCTGGACCGTTCGCAGTTCGGTCGTCCGCTCGCGCAAACCCAGCTGGTGCAGCGTAAGCTCGCGGATATGATGACAGAAATCACCCTTGGCCTTCAGGCCTGCCACCGTGTGGGCCGCCTTCTGGATGAAGGTAAAACAGCGCCTGAGAATATCTCCCTTATTAAGCGTAACAGCTGCGGCAAGGCGCTGGATATCGCCCGTATGGCGCGGGATATGCACGGTGGTAACGGTATTTCCGATGAATTCCATGTTATCCGCCATATGGTGAACCTGGAGACAGTGAATACCTATGAAGGCACCTATGATATCCACACCCTTATCCTTGGTCGTGCGCAAACTGGCCTGCAGGCCTTCATGTAA
- a CDS encoding serine hydrolase, whose amino-acid sequence MRFFIAFLLVCFCGLPLRADDGLKAALDDQLLKNEAQYGIVGQSVMLLKNGEPLYRGKAGLAHLELDVPVAENHLFPSYSVAKLFTSVLVMQMVEEGKIDTGASIRTYLPTLTERWQPITVAHVLNHTSGIPRYIDDAITRNKFLPSKAAVFEAFADAPEHFKIGTRNGYNNTNYLVLAAILEAVSGESFEALVNARIITPLGLKHTGHASAKAVVKNMVSSYQGADGTVRKNIDVDWPIYTFSHSALYSTPEDLTKFMTALTRGKLVPVPVLKNFWQPMVLADGSNGHYAFGFEYAERDGYIQVGHDGGNRVKLRHYFPISGEGDSYTLAYLTNGYAHGVWTDIFADSVMARVNKGQFARAHITEAFMAHMLEHAGESTAALYGDILKAVGSAAAAESFITNRAYAVRYAAGQKAAIPAFKMLTDHFPNSANAWSHHAEQWEHLGDTAKAISYYKKAIELNPEHGYAKKRLEVLP is encoded by the coding sequence ATGCGTTTTTTCATCGCTTTTTTACTGGTTTGTTTTTGTGGTCTACCGCTTCGGGCGGATGATGGCCTGAAGGCCGCGCTTGATGACCAGCTTCTTAAAAATGAAGCGCAGTACGGCATTGTGGGCCAATCTGTCATGTTGCTGAAGAACGGTGAACCGCTTTACCGCGGTAAGGCAGGCCTCGCGCATCTGGAACTGGATGTGCCGGTGGCAGAAAATCACTTGTTCCCCAGTTATTCGGTGGCAAAGCTTTTCACCAGTGTGCTGGTGATGCAGATGGTGGAAGAAGGCAAGATTGATACGGGCGCATCTATCCGCACTTATCTGCCAACCCTCACGGAGCGCTGGCAGCCTATCACGGTGGCGCATGTGCTGAACCATACATCAGGTATCCCGCGCTATATTGATGATGCCATCACCAGGAATAAATTCCTGCCTTCAAAAGCTGCGGTTTTTGAAGCCTTCGCAGATGCGCCAGAACATTTTAAAATCGGCACCCGGAACGGCTATAACAACACCAATTATCTGGTGCTGGCTGCCATCCTTGAAGCGGTGAGCGGGGAAAGTTTCGAGGCGCTTGTGAACGCGCGTATCATCACCCCGCTTGGGCTAAAGCACACAGGGCACGCCAGCGCAAAAGCGGTGGTTAAAAATATGGTTTCCAGCTATCAGGGCGCAGACGGCACTGTGCGCAAAAACATTGATGTAGACTGGCCCATTTACACCTTTTCGCACTCAGCGCTTTATTCAACACCGGAAGACCTCACCAAATTTATGACAGCCCTTACGCGCGGCAAATTGGTGCCAGTTCCGGTGCTCAAAAACTTCTGGCAGCCTATGGTGCTCGCGGATGGCAGCAACGGCCACTATGCCTTCGGTTTCGAATATGCGGAGCGGGACGGTTATATCCAGGTGGGCCATGATGGCGGTAACCGGGTGAAGCTGCGGCATTATTTCCCCATAAGCGGTGAGGGTGATAGCTACACACTCGCCTACCTCACAAACGGCTATGCACATGGTGTGTGGACCGATATTTTCGCCGATAGCGTGATGGCCCGTGTGAACAAGGGGCAGTTCGCCCGCGCCCATATTACAGAAGCTTTTATGGCCCATATGCTGGAGCATGCTGGCGAAAGCACAGCGGCCCTATATGGGGATATCCTGAAAGCAGTAGGCAGCGCTGCGGCGGCAGAAAGTTTTATCACCAACAGGGCCTACGCTGTGCGCTATGCCGCAGGCCAGAAAGCCGCTATCCCCGCCTTTAAAATGCTTACTGACCATTTCCCAAACTCCGCCAACGCGTGGAGCCACCACGCCGAACAGTGGGAGCATCTGGGCGATACAGCAAAAGCCATTAGTTATTATAAGAAAGCGATCGAGCTGAATCCGGAACATGGGTATGCGAAGAAACGGTTGGAGGTTTTACCATAA
- a CDS encoding PACE efflux transporter encodes MSVKERLFHMVLFEAIALLLFIPLAMLATGEGAGAMAGLSIGLSLIAMLMNFLYNWGFDIVFGHERIKRTVKIRILHTVGFEVAMIISSFPLIMYVLDKDFLTVLLLDIGGVAFFLVYAFIFNWVYDVVRHRMVTREAT; translated from the coding sequence ATGTCTGTTAAGGAACGCCTGTTTCATATGGTGCTGTTTGAAGCCATTGCGCTTCTTCTCTTTATCCCGCTGGCGATGCTGGCAACGGGTGAAGGCGCAGGTGCTATGGCGGGGCTGAGCATCGGCCTGTCGCTTATCGCGATGTTGATGAATTTTCTCTACAACTGGGGTTTTGATATTGTGTTCGGGCATGAACGCATTAAACGCACTGTGAAAATCCGTATCCTTCACACGGTGGGGTTTGAAGTGGCGATGATTATCAGTTCCTTCCCGCTTATCATGTATGTGCTTGATAAAGATTTCCTCACCGTTCTGCTGCTTGATATCGGCGGGGTGGCTTTCTTCCTTGTTTATGCGTTTATCTTCAACTGGGTGTATGATGTGGTGCGCCACCGGATGGTGACCCGGGAAGCTACATAA
- a CDS encoding carbon-nitrogen hydrolase family protein, protein MHKAKLAVVQEAPVFLNLEASTEKAVKHIREAASQGANIISFAECWLPGYPVWLDFSPEAAIWDHAGAKALFRTLYENSVVRGDKHLKAIQDVCNETGSYIVIGTHERDGNTLYNTTFTFTPGAAEPAPHKKLVPTYTERLVWGRGDGSTMETVETPWGTLGSLICWEHWMPLARAAMHAKHETFHIAQWPIVKDMHQVASRHYAFEGRCTVAAAGSIMTRSDVIEGYKSLGNTNAEALAMLEAMPGENSDFIHNGGSSIVAADGSYLADPLFDESGIVIAEVDTSLLKEQAQTLDTNGHYSRPDIFELSVNTRPMDGVKFEG, encoded by the coding sequence ATGCATAAAGCAAAATTAGCCGTTGTTCAGGAAGCGCCAGTTTTCCTGAACCTTGAAGCCAGTACTGAAAAAGCTGTAAAGCATATTAGGGAAGCTGCCAGTCAAGGTGCAAACATCATCAGTTTTGCGGAATGCTGGTTACCAGGCTACCCGGTATGGCTGGATTTTTCGCCGGAAGCTGCGATCTGGGATCATGCTGGCGCCAAAGCCCTATTCCGCACCCTATATGAAAACTCTGTAGTGCGCGGCGACAAACACCTGAAAGCTATTCAGGATGTTTGTAATGAAACAGGCAGCTATATCGTAATCGGTACCCACGAACGGGACGGTAACACGCTTTATAACACTACCTTCACCTTCACACCGGGTGCGGCAGAACCAGCACCCCACAAGAAGCTGGTACCAACTTATACAGAACGTCTGGTATGGGGCCGCGGTGATGGCAGCACAATGGAAACGGTGGAAACCCCGTGGGGCACGCTAGGCAGCCTGATTTGCTGGGAACACTGGATGCCGCTCGCGCGCGCTGCAATGCATGCAAAACACGAAACCTTCCATATCGCTCAGTGGCCGATTGTAAAAGATATGCACCAAGTGGCCAGTCGCCACTATGCATTTGAAGGGCGCTGCACGGTTGCAGCTGCAGGTTCAATCATGACACGAAGCGATGTGATTGAAGGCTATAAATCACTTGGAAACACAAACGCTGAAGCGCTTGCAATGCTGGAAGCCATGCCAGGTGAAAACAGTGATTTCATCCATAACGGCGGCAGTTCAATCGTCGCGGCTGATGGCAGCTATCTGGCAGACCCGCTCTTTGATGAAAGCGGTATTGTGATTGCAGAAGTGGATACCAGCCTTCTTAAGGAACAAGCACAAACCCTTGATACAAATGGGCATTATAGCCGCCCTGATATCTTTGAACTTTCAGTAAATACCCGCCCGATGGACGGAGTGAAGTTTGAGGGGTAA
- a CDS encoding NUDIX domain-containing protein: MIRCACLVDIVGDTVLLVRARDNDVWYFPGGKIDPGETPAEALSRELEEELGIALSASEFEHIGTVSGPNHDRTAEAELICYRAPYVPDVKAQAEITGVERMRVSDRARMAPLVEQLLDSLS, from the coding sequence ATGATCAGATGCGCGTGCCTTGTGGATATTGTGGGGGATACTGTGCTTTTGGTGCGCGCGCGGGATAATGATGTGTGGTATTTCCCCGGCGGTAAGATTGATCCGGGAGAAACGCCCGCAGAGGCCCTTTCGCGCGAGCTTGAAGAAGAACTGGGTATCGCGCTTTCTGCGAGTGAGTTTGAGCATATCGGCACTGTTTCCGGCCCCAACCATGACCGCACGGCTGAGGCAGAGCTTATCTGCTACCGCGCCCCATATGTGCCGGATGTGAAAGCGCAGGCCGAGATTACGGGCGTGGAGCGCATGCGGGTTTCAGACCGGGCCCGTATGGCCCCGCTTGTGGAACAGCTGCTTGATAGCCTTTCCTGA
- a CDS encoding AraC family transcriptional regulator translates to MNIATVSAGYFSAHLEFACAHGANREDLLTRADASASQLENPDNRIPLEGYITLTRAAKELTGDPALPLKLGANENFNEISVVGMMCYSAHTMAEGLSLLNRFGYLVAELDVPEKDNRFQIVREGSKTWMVDTRFNANDFPEMTEETWSRFVAETKRTFPDEPHVIEVHVTHAAPEHAAEYEKFMPGPVVFGSDRNALLIHESWLDIQLLYPNVYILGVLSEHAQKLLDELQHSKTTRAQVESLLIPVLHKGNYNMDTVAEQMNISRQTLYRNLKAEEINFEQLLDELREKMAIHYLNGQKASVNETAYLVGFADPSSFSRAFKRWTGQTPGSFRKD, encoded by the coding sequence ATGAATATAGCGACAGTCTCCGCAGGATATTTTTCTGCTCACCTTGAATTTGCCTGCGCCCACGGCGCGAACCGGGAAGACCTTCTTACCCGCGCTGATGCCAGTGCTTCCCAGCTTGAAAACCCTGACAACCGAATTCCGCTTGAAGGCTATATCACCCTTACCCGTGCCGCAAAGGAGCTAACCGGTGATCCCGCACTGCCGCTTAAATTAGGGGCGAATGAAAACTTCAATGAAATCTCTGTGGTGGGCATGATGTGCTATTCAGCGCACACCATGGCAGAGGGCTTAAGCCTCCTGAACAGGTTCGGCTATCTGGTTGCCGAACTGGATGTGCCAGAAAAAGATAACCGTTTCCAGATTGTACGAGAGGGGAGCAAAACATGGATGGTAGACACCCGTTTTAATGCGAATGATTTCCCTGAAATGACAGAGGAAACATGGTCACGCTTTGTGGCGGAAACCAAACGCACCTTCCCTGATGAACCTCATGTGATTGAAGTGCATGTTACCCACGCCGCACCGGAACACGCCGCGGAATATGAAAAATTTATGCCCGGCCCTGTGGTGTTCGGCAGCGACAGAAACGCCCTTCTTATTCACGAAAGCTGGCTTGATATTCAGCTCCTTTACCCGAATGTTTATATCCTCGGGGTACTGTCTGAACATGCACAGAAACTGCTGGATGAACTACAGCACAGCAAAACCACCCGCGCTCAGGTGGAAAGCTTACTGATTCCAGTTCTGCATAAAGGCAATTATAATATGGATACGGTGGCGGAGCAGATGAACATCAGCCGCCAAACGCTCTACCGGAATCTGAAAGCTGAAGAAATAAATTTTGAACAGCTTCTTGATGAGCTTCGGGAAAAAATGGCGATCCATTATCTGAACGGACAAAAAGCTTCTGTGAACGAAACCGCCTATCTGGTTGGTTTTGCTGATCCGAGCTCCTTTTCCCGCGCCTTCAAACGCTGGACAGGGCAAACCCCGGGCAGCTTCCGGAAAGACTGA
- a CDS encoding helix-turn-helix domain-containing protein, translating to MSVQKYRLEKAWSQEELAFHAGVSVRTIQRIESGKTASLETLKCLAAVLETNVSDLMTQERTMSEKTETRPENTTENHPSFSSLKASREAEAIEHVKNLKGFYTHLLVFVLVMPGLILLNLLLTPVFHWWIFVLVPWLFAIALQGAITCNFFKFLGPEWEEREFRKRMNRD from the coding sequence ATGAGTGTACAGAAATACCGCTTAGAGAAAGCCTGGTCACAAGAAGAACTCGCATTTCATGCGGGGGTTAGCGTGCGCACAATTCAGCGTATTGAAAGCGGCAAAACCGCGAGCTTAGAAACACTTAAATGCCTTGCGGCCGTTCTTGAAACTAACGTCAGCGATTTAATGACACAGGAAAGAACGATGTCTGAAAAAACAGAAACACGGCCCGAGAACACGACAGAAAACCACCCAAGCTTCAGCAGCCTTAAGGCATCACGCGAAGCAGAAGCTATTGAGCATGTAAAAAACCTGAAAGGATTTTACACACACCTTCTGGTGTTCGTGCTGGTTATGCCGGGGCTTATCCTTCTCAATCTTTTGCTTACACCCGTATTCCACTGGTGGATTTTTGTATTGGTGCCGTGGCTGTTTGCCATTGCACTGCAAGGGGCAATTACTTGCAATTTCTTCAAATTCCTTGGCCCAGAATGGGAAGAACGGGAATTCCGCAAACGCATGAACCGGGATTAA
- a CDS encoding LysR family transcriptional regulator has product MMRGGTFDWDDLKYFLAVVRAGTLRGGAERINANHSTVSRRLALLEETIGSRLFDRTKDGFVLTQLGEDLLPHAERVEEEITSASRVIVGRDALPSGPIYISMPHALALTSLMDDFKDFSEKYPDIDLHMQFTNVVVDLTRREADVSFRVAHEVHEDVVGRKLVSMSSAAYCSPEYAAKMEDNGGEGLAFIGWDEPEGDTTSKWIQESQYPKATLRHRAAEIVPHMGLAAAGLGLAQIACHLGDRYSGLVRAPFQKPIEHRSIWLLLHRDLRKTTRVRLFVDFIAERTRAKKHEFWVGMD; this is encoded by the coding sequence ATGATGCGCGGTGGTACGTTTGATTGGGATGATCTGAAATATTTCCTTGCGGTAGTGCGGGCTGGCACGCTGCGGGGCGGTGCCGAGCGTATTAATGCAAACCACAGTACTGTATCCAGAAGACTTGCCCTTCTTGAAGAAACCATTGGCAGTCGCCTGTTTGACCGCACGAAAGATGGCTTTGTACTCACCCAGCTTGGGGAGGATCTGCTGCCCCATGCAGAACGGGTAGAAGAAGAAATCACCTCAGCGTCCCGCGTGATTGTGGGGCGGGATGCACTGCCAAGCGGGCCCATTTATATCAGCATGCCGCATGCGCTTGCGCTCACGTCCCTTATGGATGATTTCAAGGATTTCTCAGAGAAGTATCCGGATATTGATCTCCATATGCAGTTTACCAATGTGGTGGTTGATCTTACCCGCCGTGAAGCGGATGTGAGCTTCCGTGTAGCCCATGAAGTGCATGAAGATGTGGTGGGCCGGAAGCTGGTGTCTATGTCATCTGCTGCATACTGTAGCCCTGAATATGCTGCAAAAATGGAAGATAACGGCGGTGAAGGGCTTGCCTTCATTGGTTGGGACGAACCGGAAGGGGATACCACTTCTAAATGGATACAGGAAAGCCAGTACCCAAAGGCTACACTAAGGCACCGGGCGGCTGAAATTGTACCTCATATGGGGCTGGCGGCAGCGGGGCTTGGGCTCGCACAAATCGCCTGTCACCTGGGGGACCGCTATTCTGGGCTTGTACGCGCGCCGTTCCAGAAACCGATAGAGCACAGAAGCATTTGGCTTCTGCTTCACCGTGACCTGAGGAAAACAACGCGCGTACGCTTGTTTGTGGATTTCATTGCCGAGCGGACGCGTGCGAAGAAACATGAATTTTGGGTGGGGATGGATTAA